The Numenius arquata chromosome 7, bNumArq3.hap1.1, whole genome shotgun sequence genome has a window encoding:
- the DCLK3 gene encoding serine/threonine-protein kinase DCLK3, protein MPAAAPPPLHPAAGSCCPYGHCAGHRGLFDHSSHNASSKVKERKLHGTCPPIGRGNYGKPCLSESSHRSSFFNPRNGFHTIHSEHSPVKPRIITVVKPGGRTLRRITLLLNRRSVQTFEQLMADISEALGFPRWKNDRVRKLYNLRGKEIQSVSDFFREGDAFIAMGREPLTLKNLEVVLQELYPENPYAASAAVQQNEEQSQKLKSRLYDKASKVDSGFDETEITKNCSDGMSPKMVAGHEGKSQAKTKQEEKLKSRRKWTRESWGGEQGVKPSRKTRESERYLNHERSPEEGLEESSEEVLRCEKCEQERQARQKLQRERQAEASFENRDLNTGACQRYHVERNAKIRNCRKSSETCLEGEEVGWKDNGCRRTWKSLHKNVNEVLEKQKRSIEKERDVEKHENHGKEVVKIRKNAVEGLQLTHEGKEENGSSCIMNQSGWLKKDTLRDAEKPSKTHREGREGQRAKEEGARREGNITCREGDMTRREKTGERRVNKEDNKAQGLENTSRRHAIKSRTDVEKHYEIGRTIGDGNFAVVKECRHCDSNQIYAMKIVDKSKLKGKEDMMESEILIIRSLSHPNIVSLIEVYETEAEIYLILEYVPGGDLFDAIIESVKFTEHDAAVMITDLCEALVYIHGKSIVHRDLKPENLLVQHNSDKSTTLKLADFGLAKQVTKPIFTVCGTPTYVAPEILAEKGYGLEVDMWAAGVILYILLCGFPPFRSQDRDQEELFQIIQLGHYEFLSPYWDNISAAAKDLITRLLIVDPQKRYTARQVLQHPWIRTAGKTNSRNLQREVTINIERHFRAQRRKEVADENT, encoded by the exons GACACCGAGGCTTGTTTGACCATTCATCACACAATGCAAGCTCAAAAGTAAAAGAGAGGAAACTACATGGGACTTGCCCTCCTATTGGTCGTGGGAACTATGGAAAACCATGTTTGAGTGAAAGCAGTCATAGGTCCTCATTTTTTAATCCCCGGAATGGTTTTCACACGATACATTCAGAGCACAGTCCTGTGAAGCCGAGGATTATTACAGTGGTGAAACCTGGTGGACGCACGCTCAGAAGGATAACCTTGCTTCTCAACAGGAGATCGGTCCAGACCTTTGAACAGCTGATGGCTGACATTTCAGAAGCTCTGGGATTTCCACGCTGGAAGAATGACCGTGTGAGAAAGCTTTACAATCTGAGAGGCAAAGAAATCCAAAGCGTTTCTGACTTCTTCAGGGAAGGCGATGCGTTCATAGCTATGGGGAGGGAGCCCCTCACTTTGAAGAACCTGGAAGTGGTATTACAAGAGCTTTATCCTGAAAATCCTTATGCTGCTAGTGCTGCCGTTCAGCAGAATGAGGAACAGTCCCAAAAACTGAAGAGCAGACTGTATGACAAGGCTTCAAAAGTGGACAGTGGCTTTGATGAGACAGAAATTACCAAGAACTGCAGTGATGGCATGTCTCCCAAAATGGTAGCTGGACACGAAGGAAAAAGTCAAGCCAAgacaaagcaagaggaaaaactgaaaagcagaagaaagtggactagagagagctggggtggtgAGCAAGGAGTGAAGCCTTCTAGAAAAACCCGAGAAAGCGAGAGGTACCTTAACCACGAGAGAAGTCCTGAGGAGGGATTAGAAGAGAGTTCGGAGGAGGTGTTGAGATGTGAGAAGTGTGAACAGGAAAGGCAGGCCAGACAAAAGTTGCAAAGGGAAAGGCAGGCTGAGGCCTCGTTTGAGAACAGAGACCTGAACACTGGTGCATGTCAGAGGTACCAtgtagaaagaaatgcaaaaatcagGAATTGCCGAAAATCTTCAGAAACTTGTCTGGAAGGTGAGGAAGTTGGTTGGAAAGATAATGGCTGTAGGAGGACATGGAAGTCCCTACATAAGAATGTTAATGAAGTGCTGGAGAAGCAAAAAAGGAGCATTGAGAAGGAAAGGGATGTGGAGAAACATGAAAACCATGGGAAGGAAGTAGTGAAAATCAGGAAGAATGCTGTGGAAGGGCTGCAGCTAACtcatgaaggaaaggaagagaatggaAGTAGCTGCATAATGAACCAAAGTGGTTGGCTAAAGAAGGACACTCTGAGGGATGCTGAGAAACCATCTAAAACACATAGGGAGGGCAGAGAGGGACAAAGGGCTAAAGAGGAGGgtgccaggagagaggggaatATTACTTGTAGAGAGGGCGATATGACGCGACGAGAGAAAACAGGGGAGCGCAGAGTGAATAAAGAAGACAACAAGGCTCAGGGACTGGAAAACACAAGCCGGAGGCACGCCATTAAAAGCAGAACCGATGTGGAAAAACACTATGAGATTGGCAGAACTATTGGAGACGGGAACTTTGCAGTGGTAAAGGAATGTCGCCACTGTGACTCCAATCAGATCTATGCCATGAAAATTGTTGATAAATCCAAGCTGAAGGGGAAAGAGGACATGATGGAAAGTGAAATTCTGATCATTAGGAGTCTCTCTCATCCCAATATAGTAAGCTTAATTGAAGTGTATGAGACAGAAGCTGAGATCTACCTAATCCTAGAGTATGTCCCAGGAGGGGACTTATTTGATGCAATCATAGAAAGCGTGAAGTTCACGGAGCACGATGCTGCTGTCATGATCACTGACCTGTGTGAAGCTCTGGTTTATATTCATGGCAAGAGCATTGTCCACAGGGACCTCAAACCAGAGAATCTTTTA GTTCAGCATAATTCAGATAAATCTACTACACTGAAACTAGCAGATTTTGGCCTCGCAAAGCAGGTTACGAAACCCATATTTACCGTGTGTGGAACACCAACGTATGTTGCCCCCGAAATACTTGCGGAGAAGG gCTATGGGCTCGAAGTAGATATGTGGGCAGCTGGTGTGATCCTTTACATTCTGCTCTGCGGTTTTCCCCCTTTTCGCAGTCAGGATCGTGATCAAGAAGAGCTGTTTCAGATCATACAGCTGGGTCACTATGAGTTCCTGTCCCCATACTGGGACAATATTTCTGCAG CAGCAAAAGACCTCATAACCAGGCTGTTGATAGTGGATCCCCAGAAGCGCTACACAGCACGACAAGTACTTCAGCACCCTTGGATCAGAACAGCTGGAAAAACTAACAGCAGAAATTTGCAGAGGGAAGTGACAATAAATATTGAGCGTCATTTCCGGGCCCAGCGCCGAAAGGAAGTTGCAGATGAGAACACATGA